Part of the Bacteroidales bacterium genome, GTTAATCTCGTTTGGATATTTTCATGTACATACTGTTTTTATGTGTTTCCTGTCATTTGCCGGACTTACCGCAATATTTAAAACTTTTTTCCCGGTATTAAAACAAAAAAAGATATTGCTTTTGTTATCGGTTTATTTTATTCCTTCGGTTATATTCTGGTCGTCCGGAATATTAAAAGAGGGGATACTTTTATTTGCTTTCGGATTATTTATTTATACTGTTTATAATATTGTTAATAAGGAATTTAAGAAGGTTTATGTTATCAATTTAATACTTACAATATTTTTATTATTGATATCAAAATTTTATATTCTAATTGCTGTTTTACCCGGAATAATTTCATATATATGGGTATCAGCAACTAAGAAAAAAGCTGTTCTAAAATTTTTAATAGTACATTGTTTATTTATCTTTTTTGCTTTTAATAGTCATTATATTATTAAGACATATAATTTTCCTGAAATTCTGAGTAAAAAACAACAGGATTTTAATAATATGGTTGACAGTTTACAAACTGTTGGGAGTGTAATAAAAATTCCAAATTTAGAACCGGAATTTAAAAGTTTTGTTAAAAATTCTCCGATAGCATTTTTTAATACATTATTCAGACCTCATATTTTTGAAGCATATTCTCTTGTAACTCTTTTGGCTGCAATAGAAAACATGATTATTATAATATTTATTATTTTTACATTTTTCTTTATTAAAAAAAATATTTCCGATAAACCATTATTATATTTAATAGTTTCTTATTCTATAATATTATTTATTTTGTGTGGATTAACAACTCCTGTTATGGGAGCACTTGTACGATACAAAGTGCCGGCTTTGCCTTTTTTATTTATAATATTATTATTTATACTTGATATTGATAAATTGAACAGCTTTATGTTAAAAATAAAAAGTTTTGTATTTAAATATAAATAAATTTTAATTAGTGTCTATAATAAAACTCTCAAAATTTATAGTTATGCTGTCATTTCGACTGCCTGCCTGTCCGGTAGGCAGGAAAGGAGAAATCTCATTCAATTAATATACATTTTATTATGAGATTTACTTTCAGTGAGGGCTTCGCCGTTCTCACTTCGTTCGAAATGACAATATAGGAGTTTTCTTAGCTGCACTAATTAATAGTATATCAGCAAATTAAAATTATAGACACATGAAAAAAATCGCATTAATAACAGGTGCAACAGCAGGAATTGGTAAAGCAACTGCATATAAATTAGCTGAAAATAATTACGATTTAATAATCACAGGCAGAAGAAAAGACAGACTTACAGATATTAAAAATAGTATAAGTAATAAATATAAATCAGATGTTTTAATACTTAATTTCGATATCAGGAACAAACAAGAAGTTGACAAAACAATTGATACATTACCTGAAAAATGGAAAAATATTGATATTTTAATAAATAATGCAGGTTTAGCAGCCGGACTAAATACTATACAGGAAGGAAATATTGATAACTGGGAAAAAATGATTGATACTAATATTAAAGGATTGTTATATATTTCAAGGAAAATTGCTCCACTTATGATTAAGAGAAAATCTGGGCATATTGTTAATATCAGTTCAATTGCGGGAAAAGAAGTTTATCCTAATGGAAATGTTTATTGTGCAACAAAACATGCAGTAGATGCTTTAACTAAGGCTATGAGAATTGATATGCTTAACGATGGTATTAAAGTTACATCAATTGCACCCGGCATGATTGAAACAGAATTTTCATTGGTAAGGTTTGATTGGGATGAAAAAAAAGCCAAATCTGTTTATAATGGATTAACTCCTTTATATGCCGATGATATTGCTGAAGCAATACTATTTGTAATTACACGTCCTTCGCATGTAAATATTAATGATATGCTTATTATGCCGACAGCACAAGCCTGTGCAACAATTGTGAAAAGGGAAAATATTTAGTTTTAGTTATTTCTATAAATCCCCAAGTTCTTTTGTAAGCCACAGATTCACAGATTATTATTATTTTTAAATCTGTGAATCTGTGGCATTTATTTTTTTCCTTCGGATTTATGGTATCTACAAAATAATCAATTTTTTAGTAATACTACTACTTCCTGACTTAATCTTAATAAAATATGCTCCCGCTTTTAATGATGGTAAATCAAAATTTTGTTTATAATTATTATGATCTATATGAATATTTTTCTTGAAAATTTCTTCCCCTGTTATGTTAAATAAATAAATAATTACTTCATCATTTTGATAGGCGTCGAGATTAATGTTTAGTTTTCCATTTGAAGGATTAGGATAAAGTTCTATTTCAGCATTTTTATATTTACTATCTATTGATGATGGGTAATTTACAGTAATTGTAACTATATCAGTATAAGTACAGGAATATTCATCATGCACAGTAACTGTATAAGAATGAATTCCTTGCCCAACTGTTGCACCTGATATGGTAATAATATAATCCGTTGAGCTATCATTCCACTGGATATCCTGATAAGCAGAATTTACTTCAATAGTAACTGAATCTTCATATGCAATGGTAGTATCATGTATTGAAAGTATCCATGGTTTTGGATAAACTTCAACATTGATTGTATCAGATGTTCCCATACATCCCAATAATGCATCATACTGATATACAAAATATTGACCGGCAGTATCTACATTTAAGTATGGTTCTTCTTTATAATCTGTTTCATTATTCCATCTATATGTACAATACCAACAATTTGGTGAAAATATATTTAAAGAGACTCCGCTACAAACAATAGTATCATTACCAAGATTAATAAATTCAGGAGAATTTATATTTTTTCCGGTAATATTTAAAGCATTCGATAAAACACCTTCACCATTATTATTTATACCTCTGACATATAATTTTACATTTCCTGTAAAAGAGTTATTCCAGTCAATTTCTGCAGTTGAACCATGTGGAATAATAGTACCGGCATCTTCAGTGTCTATAAACCATTCGTATGATGTTGCATTTTTAGAATATGTAGTATAAAATGTATTTGCATTATTTAAACAAAATATTGATGGACCAGAAGGGGAAAATGCCTTACCTGGAAATATTGAATCACATACAGTTAAACCTTTAATACAAAAATTTCCTGTAGAATCAATATTAATAAAATCTTTCCATGTATCATTTTCAAAATAATAACTTTCACCGGGATTTGTTGATGATTCAACAGTTGTTCGGTATTTTGCTCCTAATAAAACAGATACTGTTGAAGTCCTGTCAAATGCTTGTCCACCATTATTAACTTTTAAGTAAATATAAAATTTATCTCCCGAATTAATTGTAACAACAGAATCTAAATCTATTGTATGAAAACCTATATATTCAATAAAACCTGATTTTTCAGATAAAGGAACACTTAACTCTCCATCATCAAACTCACTATATATAATAACCGAATAATTAACATTATCAGCAGTTGTATAAAAACTAACTGATTTTAATATTTCTGTGCCATCAGCTGTAAAAGCATTAAATGCTTCCTGAATATCAGTTTTTGTATCCCGCCATCCATGATAATCATGATAATAGATATTATTATAATCAAATAATTCAACATCATAAAATGAAACAGCACCCATTTCGGGATGTTGACCACAATGTTTGTCATAATATGAAATCCAAAAATAACCATCATCACCAAAATCTGAACCCCAACTGTTTTTACAAAGCCATGCACCCGGTTGTGGGGCTTGTGTGATTAAATTATCATCCCATCCTACTATTGCAATTGAATGATTTGGGTCAAACTCACTTGTAGGAGGT contains:
- a CDS encoding SDR family NAD(P)-dependent oxidoreductase; its protein translation is MKKIALITGATAGIGKATAYKLAENNYDLIITGRRKDRLTDIKNSISNKYKSDVLILNFDIRNKQEVDKTIDTLPEKWKNIDILINNAGLAAGLNTIQEGNIDNWEKMIDTNIKGLLYISRKIAPLMIKRKSGHIVNISSIAGKEVYPNGNVYCATKHAVDALTKAMRIDMLNDGIKVTSIAPGMIETEFSLVRFDWDEKKAKSVYNGLTPLYADDIAEAILFVITRPSHVNINDMLIMPTAQACATIVKRENI
- a CDS encoding T9SS type A sorting domain-containing protein, with translation MKKIFFIILIIFFITNKFYAQGDTLPESFDLRDFNHNNYVTSVKSQSGGTCWTHGTMASIEGNLLITGSWEANGENGEPNLAEYHLDWWNGFNDHNNDDINPPSGAGIEVHYGGDYLIASAYISRGEGTVREVDGQSYDEPPFRANKDYHLYYARNIEWYSAGENLENINLIKRKLMENGVISTCMCVGEFFVGNTFYQPPTSEFDPNHSIAIVGWDDNLITQAPQPGAWLCKNSWGSDFGDDGYFWISYYDKHCGQHPEMGAVSFYDVELFDYNNIYYHDYHGWRDTKTDIQEAFNAFTADGTEILKSVSFYTTADNVNYSVIIYSEFDDGELSVPLSEKSGFIEYIGFHTIDLDSVVTINSGDKFYIYLKVNNGGQAFDRTSTVSVLLGAKYRTTVESSTNPGESYYFENDTWKDFINIDSTGNFCIKGLTVCDSIFPGKAFSPSGPSIFCLNNANTFYTTYSKNATSYEWFIDTEDAGTIIPHGSTAEIDWNNSFTGNVKLYVRGINNNGEGVLSNALNITGKNINSPEFINLGNDTIVCSGVSLNIFSPNCWYCTYRWNNETDYKEEPYLNVDTAGQYFVYQYDALLGCMGTSDTINVEVYPKPWILSIHDTTIAYEDSVTIEVNSAYQDIQWNDSSTDYIITISGATVGQGIHSYTVTVHDEYSCTYTDIVTITVNYPSSIDSKYKNAEIELYPNPSNGKLNINLDAYQNDEVIIYLFNITGEEIFKKNIHIDHNNYKQNFDLPSLKAGAYFIKIKSGSSSITKKLIIL